ACTCACCGCACCCGCGCCCCACCACACCCGGCCGGTGCGGTTCATCTGGTTGCACACCCAGGCCACCCGAACGCGGCTGCTCGATCGCATGAAGGACAAGTGGCGTAGCGACCTTTCCGGCGACGGCAAGCCCACCGACGCGATCGACCGGCGGGTGGCACGCGGTCAGATCCTCTACGACGCACCCGAAGTGGTCATCCCGTTCTTAGTGCCCGACGGCGCGCATTCCTATCCCGACGCCGCACGCACCGCGGCCGAGCACACCATGTTCACGGTCGCGGTCGGTGCGGCCGTGCAGGCGTTGCTGGTCGCTCTGGCCGTGCGGGGCGTAGGCAGTTGCTGGATCGGCTCGACGATCTTCGCCGCCGACCTGGTGCGCGACGAACTCGGCCTACGGCCCGATTGGGAGCCGTTGGGCGCCATCGCGATCGGATACGCCTCCGAAGAAGCGCGCGCCGACGGCCTACGCAATCCCGTGAATCCTGGGGATCTGCTGATCCGCAAGTAATACTGACCCGGTGAAGAGGTTCGCGGGCAAGGCGGCCGCCTCGGCCGACAAGGTCCGCGGTGGCTACTACACGCCCGTGCCGGTGGCGCGATTCCTGGCACGCTGGGTGCTGCAGGCCGGACCACGCGTCCTCGAGCCGTCCTGCGGCGACGGACGCATCCTGCGTGAGCTGGCCGCGCTGAGCGACCGGGTGCGGGGGGTGGAACTGCTGGCCGGGGAGGCCGCGAAGTCGCGAGTGTTCGCCGCGGTGGACACTGCGAACCTGTTTCAATGGCTGGCCGACGACGACGCCGGCTGGGACGGGGTCGCCGGCAATCCACCCTACATACGGTTTGGGAATTGGCCAGCCGCGCAACGTGATTCGGCCCTGGAACTGCTGCGTCAGGAGGGACTGCGGCCGAGCCGGTTGACCAACGCCTGGGTACCCTTCGTGGTGGCCAGCACGGTGTCGGTCCGCGACGGTGGACGGGTGGGTCTGGTACTGCCTGCCGAATTACTGCAAGTCGGTTACGCCGCACAATTGCGCGAATTTCTGCTCAGCCGGTACCGCGAAATCACTCTGATCACATTTCGGGACCTGGTGTTCGACGGCATTCTGCAGGAAGTCGTGTTGTTCTGCGGGGTGGCCGGCGCGGGGCCGGCGCGGATTCGCACGATCCATCTCCCCGACGCCGATGCGCTTGCCGACGCGCAGCTGGACGTGGCGTCCGCGCCCGCACTGCTGCACGAGCAGGAGAAGTGGACCAAGTACTTTCTGGGCCCGCCCGCGATCGAACTGCTGCGTACGCTGAAGCGCTCCGACGCCCTGACCCGGCTCGGGACGATTGCCGATGTCGACGTCGGAATCGTGACCGGCCGTAACAGCTTCTTCACCTTCACCGATGCACAGGCCAACGCGTTGGGGCTGCGGCCGCACTGCGTTCCCCTGGTGTCGCGCAGTAATCAACTGTCCGGCCTGATCTACGACAGCGATTGCCGTGCAACCGATGTCGCGTCCGGGCACCGGACCTGGCTGCTGGACGCCCCGGACCACCCGACTGATGCCGCGCTGGCCGCCCACATCGACGACGGCGAGATAGCGGGCGTGCACCGCGGCTACAAATGCTCGATCCGCACGCCGTGGTGGCGCACCCCGTCGATGTGGGTCCCGGACCTGTTCCTGCTCCGCCAAATCCACCTGGCCCCCCGGTTGACCGTCAACGCCGCGGCGGCGACTAGCACCGACACCGTGCATCGGGTGCGGGTCGACCACAGCGTGGACCCGTCCGCCCTGGCCGCGGTGTTTCACAACAGCGCGACGTTCGCGTTCGCCGAGATCGTGGGCCGCAGTTATGGTGGGGGCATCTTGGAACTGGAGCCGCGGGAAGCCGAGCAGCTGCCCATTCCCCCGCCGGCCCGGGCGGGCGCCGACCTGGTCGCGGATGTCGACCAGCTGTTGAAGGCCAACGAGATCGAGAAGGCGCTCGACGTCGTCGACCGTCGCGTCTTGATCGACGGGCTGGGCTGGTCGCCGGACACCGTGTCGCAGTGTCGGGCGGCGTGGCACACGTTGCGCGATCGCCGGGCCCGGCGCGGTGCCCGATGAGCATCCGCGACTCCGCGATCTCGATGCTCACCGACTGGTGCGCGCCCGACGCGGCCCAGGACTCGTTGCGTCATGCCGTGCTGGCCTTCGTGCTCGCTCGCCCTGATGCCTGCCGCCGCGACTGCGCACCCGGCCATGTCACCGCGTCGGCGATCGTGCTCGACCACACCGGCACTCAGGCGCTGCTGACGCTGCACCGCCGGCTACGCCGCTGGGTGCAGCTCGGCGGCCACTGCGATGACGACGATCCTGACGTCGTGGCCGCGGCGCTCCGCGAGGCCGTCGAAGAATCCGGTGTCCCCGATCTGCGAATCGAGGCTGAACTGGCGGCAATTCACGTCCACCCGGTCACCTGCTCGCTGGGGGTTCCGACCAGGCACCTGGATCTGCAATTCGTCGCCCACGCACCGCCGGGCGCACAGATCGCGATCAGTGCGGAGTCCGAAGACTTACGTTGGTGGCCGGTCGACGCCCTGCCGGCGGGCACGGATTATGCGCTTGCCCAGCTGGTCTCGCAGGCCACCCGTCGAGCGTGACTACGGCGTCGTGTCGGGGCGGCGGCTAGACGTCGCTCGAGTAGCGGATCCCGCCGTCGGGAATGGCGACGCCCGGCCACACCCGGGCTCCACGCAGCAGCTCGCAGCGGGCACCGATGTCGGCGCCGTCGCCGATGACCCCGTCGCGGATCAGCGCGCGTGGACCGATGCGGGCACCGAAGCCGACGATCGAGCGCTCGATCACGCTGCCGGCCTCGATCTTGACGCCGTCGAAGATCACCGCGCCGTCTAATCGCACCCCGGGCCCGATCTCGGCGCCGCGCCCGACGACGGTGCCGCCGATCAACACTGCGCCGGGCGACACCGCCGCACCCTCGTGCACCAATCTCTCGCCATGATGACCGCCCAGGGCCGGGGAGGTGACGATACCGCGCACCAGGTCCGAGGAGCCGCGGACGAAGTCGTCGGGGGTGCCCATGTCCCGCCAATAGCTGGCATCGACGTAGCCGCATATCTTGACGTCGGGGTCGGAGAGCAGCGACGGGAATACCTCGCGTTCCACCGAGACCGGCCGGCCCCGCGGGATCCGCTCGATGATTTTGCGCTCGAAAACGTAGGTGCCCGCGTTGATTTGATCGGTCGGCGGATCCTCGGTCTTCTCCAGAAAGGCCAGCACGCGATTCTTCTCGTCGGTGGGTACGCAACCGAACGCGCGCGGGTCACCGACACGCACCAGGTGCAACGTGACGTCGGCCTCGTGGGTCCGGTGCGACTCGACCAGCGCGGAAAGGTCGGCGCCGGAAAGCACATCGCCGTTGAACACCATCGCGGTGTCGTGCCGCAGCCTGTCGGCGATGTTGGCGATACCGCCGCCGGTGCCCAGCGGCTCCTCTTCGGTGACGTAGTCGATTTCCAGGCCCAGTTGCGACCCGTCACCGAATTCCGCTTCGAACACCGCAGCCTTGTAGGAGGTGCTCAAGATGACGTGTTGGACACCGGTCGCGGCGATCCGCGACAGCATGTGCGTGAGAAATGGAACCCCCGCGGTGGGCAGCATCGGCTTGGGCGCGGACAGGGTCAGCGGCCGCAATCGGGTGCCTTTGCCGCCGACCAGGATCACCGCATCGACCGAGGAGAGTGCCATTCAGCGCCGCCCTTCTGCCGGTTTCCCGGCCCGCTGCCGACGCGAGCTACGCACCATCAGCCGGGAGCGCAACGCCAGCGATGCCCGCAACGTCCAGCGCAGCGGGGCCAGCCACCAACCGGTGTGCCGGTCGGCCAGAAAGATATAGGTACTGCGGTGGTGTGCGGCCAGATGACTCCCCGGGTCGTGTCCGGTGGAGTGCCCCTTGTGGTGCAGCACTTCGGCTGAGGGTACGTAGATGTTGAGCCAGCCGGCCTTGCCGAGCCGGTCGCCGAGGTCGACGTCCTCCATGTACATGAAGTAGCGCTCATCGAATCCGCCGATCTGGCCGAACGCCGAGCGGCGCAGCAGCAGGCACGATCCGGAAAGCCAGCCCACCGGGCGCTCGCTGGGCTCCAGCCGCTCCTGGCGGTAGGCCGCCGTCCAGGGATTGGTCTTCCAGAACGGTCCGACCACGGCGTGCATGCCGCCGCGGATCAGACTGGGCAAGTGGCGCGCCGACGGGTAGACGGATCCGTCGGGATCCCGAATCAGCGGCCCCAGCGCGCCGGCCTGCGGCCACCGGTTCGCCGCGTCCAGCAGGGCGTCGATGCTGTCCGGACCCCACTGCACATCCGGGTTGGCCACCAACACCCAGTCATCGATTTCTCCCCGCTCGGACAGGTGCTCGATCGCGCGATTGACCGCCGTTCCGTAACCGAGGTTGGCGCCGGTGTCGAACAACCGCACGTTCGGGTAGCGTTCCACCGCCGCTTGCGGGGTGCCGTCCGTGGAACCGTTGTCGGCCAGCAACACGCTCACCGGACGCCCGGTGGCGTGCGACAACGACGCGAGAAAACGTTCGAGGTGGTGGCCCGGCGAGTAGGTCACCGTCACGACCGGCAGGACGTCAGTCACGCGTAGAGGTTATCCGTCGAGCGGCCGCGACTGCGCCGTCCGACGCGGCGAGTGCGGCGACAAGTGCGGGGCGCCACGGCCTTAGCGGCGTCATGCCTGCCGCCGCCGACTCCCTGCTGGACAGCGCGGAGTAGGTCGGGCGTGGCGCCGGACGCGGGAACTCGGCGGTGCTCACCGGGTTCACCCGTTCGGGGTCGCCGCCGCACTCCTCGAACACCGCCCGGGCCAGCTCGAATCGGGAAACGACGCCCTCGTTGGCGGCGTGCAGGATCGGGCCGGGCACGTCATCGTCGACGATCTGCAGCAATGCGGCCGCCAGGTCGGCGACGTAGGTCGGCGAGCCGACCTGGTCGTCGACGACCTTGATCGGGCCGTCTCCGGCCGCGAGCCTGCGCATCACCGCGACGAAGTCGTTCCCGTCGCCGCCGGTGTAGACCCAGGCGGCGCGGACCACGGCGCAGTGGGCGGCGTCCGGCAGTGCCGTCAGCGCGGCGACCTCGCCGGCCCGCTTGCTGCATGCGTACACCCCGCGCGGTGAGGTCTCGTCGCTCGGTTCGTACGGGCGAGGCTCGGCTCCGCCGAAGTCACCGGCGAACACGAAGTCCGTCGAGACGTGGACGAGCCGGGCGCCGACACGCGCGCAGGCCCGGGCGATGTGTCCGGGGGCGGCCTCGTTGACCGCATAGGCCCTTGCTGCGTCGCTTTCGGCGCCGTCGACATTGGTGTATGCGGCGCAATTGACGATGACGTCGCCGGGTTTCACGATCGCCTCGGCAGCCTCCGGGTCGGTGATGTCCCATTGCGCGGACGTCTGGGCCAGGACATTGCGGCCTTGTTCAGTGGCTCGAGCGGCCAGACAACCGCCCAGCTGCCCACCGGCTCCGGTGATGACGATCCTGCCCGACATGGTTCGAGTTTGGCATGCCCCGGAAAGCCGGGGCCACGCCCGGGCACGCCGGGGTTGGATACTGGGGAAGCGAGTGTGCCGCAAGTAACCTAATGTGATGCCTGTGCAACGTGTGGTTCGTGTTGTTGCCACTGTGCTAGCCGTCGCCGTCGTTATTGGCACCGGCGTGGCCTGGAACAACGTGCGGGCGTTCGAAGATGGCATCTTCCATATGACGGCACCCTCGTTGGGTCACGGCGCCGACGATGGCGCGATAGACATCCTGCTGGTCGGCCTCGATAGCCGCACCGACGCGCACGGCAACCCGTTGACGGCCGAGGAACTTCAGACACTGCGGGCGGGCGATGAGGAAGCCACCAACACCGACACCATCATCCTGGTCCGGATACCGAACAACGGGAAGTCGGCCACCGCGATCTCGATTCCGCGTGACTCCTACGTGACTGCCCCGGGCTTGGGCAAGACGAAAATCAACGGGGTCTACGGTCAGACCCGGGAGGCCAAGCGGGCCAACCTGGTCAAAGCCGGGGATTCGGCCGAGGACGCCGCCATGCAAGGGACCGAGGCCGGGCGTGAAGCATTGATCAAGACCGTCGCCGATCTCACCGGCGTCACGGTCGATCACTACGCCGAGATCGGGCTGCTCGGTTTCGCGTTGATCACCGACGCGCTCGGCGGCGTGGATGTGTGCCTCAAAGACGCGGTCTACGAGCCGCTTTCGGGTGCCGACTTCCCGGCCGGCCCGCAGCGCCTGGACGGGGCCGAGGCGCTGAGCTTCGTCCGTCAGCGCCACGAACTGCCGCGCGGCGACTTGGACCGGGTGGTGCGCCAGCAGGTCGTGATGGCTTCCCTGGCTCACCGCGTCATCTCCGGTCAGACCCTGTCCAGCCCGGCCACGATGAAGCGACTGCAAGCCGCGGTACAACGCTCGGTGGTGCTCTCGCAGGGCTGGGACGTCATGGATTTCGTCCAGCAGCTGCAGAAACTGGCCGGCGGCAACGTCGCATTCGCCACCATCCCGGTGCTCGACGGCGCCGGCTGGAGCGACGACGGCATGCAAAGCGTCGTCCGGGTCGACCCGCACCAGGTTCAGGACTGGGTGGCCGGCCTGTTGCACGAGCAGGATCAAGGCAAGACCGAAGAGATCGCCTACACCCCCGCCAAGACCACCGCCAGTGTCGTCAACGACACCGACATCAACGGATTGGCGGCGGCGGTCTCGGATGTGTTGAGTTCCAAAGGTTTCAGCACCGGCCCCGTGGGCAACAACGACGGCGGTCACGTGAAGGCCAGCCAGGTGCGAGCCAACAAGCCCGACGACATGGGGGCGCAGCAGATCTCCAAGGAACTGGGCGGATTGCCGGTCGTTCCGGATGCGTCGCTGGCGCCGGGATCGGTGCGGGTGGTGCTCGCCAACGACTACACCGGTCCCGGGTCGGGTCTGTCCGGCTCGACCACCGCACCGGCCCGAGTGACGGACCAGTCGGCCACCGACCCGAATGTGCCACCGCCGTCGCCAATCTTGACCGCCGGTAGCGACAAGCCGGAGTGCATCAACTGAGCACGCTGTCCGAAGCGATCCTCGATCCGATGCTGCGGGCCGATCCGGTGGGCCCGCGCATCACCTACTACGACGATGCCACCGGCGAGCGCATCGAACTGTCCGCGGTAACCCTGGCCAACTGGGCCGCAAAAACCGGCAACCTGTTGCGCGACGAGCTGGGCGCGGGACCGGGCAGCCGAGTCGCGATCCTGCTACCCGCACACTGGCAGACCGCCGCGGTCTTGTTCGGGGTGTGGTGGATCGGCGCCGAGGCGGTCCTGACCGGGCCGGCCGACCTGGCGCTGTGCACCGCCGAGCGGCTGGACGAGGCCGACGCGGCGGTCGCACCGGGTGGTGAGGTCGCGGTGCTGTCGCTGGATCCGTTCGGGCGCCCCGCACCCGACCTGCCGATCGGCGTCACCGACTACGCCACCGCGGTGCGGGTGCATGGCGACCACATCATCGCCGAGCGCCGCCCTGGCCCGGCGCTGGCCGGGCGCTCGGTCGAGGAAGTGCTGGCTGACTGCGAAAGCTCGGCGGCGGCACGGGGTTTGACGGCCGAAGATCGCGTGCTCTGCAGCGCGAGCTGGACAGAGCCCGGCGAATTAATCGAGGGGCTGCTGGCGATCATGGCGGTCGGGGCCTCGTTGGTGCAGGTCGCCAACCCCGATCCGGCCATGCTGGCGCGCCGGGTGGAGACCGAGAAGGTCACCCGCGTCCTCGAATAACACATCTTGATATCGCAATACATCAATGTTAATTTCGTGCAAGCATGGGTTGGACGGCGCGTCAACACCAGACCACAGACCAGAGACTTCGCGCGCCCGGTGGAGAAAGGACCAGTCGATGGCGGTATATGGGCTCCTTGCGAAGGCGGCGAGCGCGGTTGTCACGGGTCTGGTCGGCGTGACGGCCTACGAGGTGGTACGCAAAGCCGTGGCCAAGGCGCCGCTGCACCAGACCGCGGTGGCGACCGCGGAGCTGGGTCTGCGCGGCACTCGCAAGGCGGAAACGGCCGCTGAGTCAGCGCGGCTCAAGCTCGCCGACGTGATGGCCGAGGCCCGCGAGCGCATCGGCGAAGAGGCGCCGACACCGACGGTCGGCGAAGCCCACGATCACGAGCACTGATCGCCGTTCATGAGCCTCGCGATCGTTGAAGACATCGCAATCGCCGAAGAATCATCGCTGACAATACTTTCCGACGCCGCTGGCCGGATGCGGGTGGCCGTCGACTGGGTCCGCTCCGACCCGCGCCGCGCGGTCGCCGTCGAGGAGGCCGTCGCCCAGCAGACCGGTGTGCGCGCCGTACACGCCTACCCGCGCACCGGATCGGTCGTCATCTGGTATTCGCCGCGCCGGTGCGACCGGTCGGCGGTGCTTGCTGCCATCAATAGCGCCGAATACGTTGCTGCGGAACTGATCCCGGCTCGCGATCCGCATTCGTCGGAGATCCGCAACTCCGATGTGCTGCGCATGGTGATCGGCGGTGTCGCGCTCGGCCTGCTCGGCGTGCGTCGTTACGTGTTCGCTCGACCCCCGCTCCTCGGCCCCAGCGGCCGGGTGGTCGCCACCGGGGTCACAATCTTCACCGGCTACCCGTTTCTGCGTGGCGCGCTGCGCTCGTTGCGCTCCGGCAAGGCCGGTACGGACGCACTGGTCTCTGCCGCGACGGTGGCGAGCCTGATACTGCGTGAGAACGTCGTCGCGCTCACCGTGCTGTGGCTGCTCAATATCGGGGAGTATCTGCAAGATCTGACGTTGCGGCGTACCCGGCGGGCGATCTCGGAGCTGCTGCGCGGCAGCCAGGACACGGCCTGGGTCCGGCTGACCGAAGGACCGGATGCCGGCACCGAGGTCCAGGTGCCGATCGATACCGTGCAGATCGGCGATGAAGTGATAGTGCACGATCACGTGGCCATCCCGGTAGACGGCGAGGTGGTCGACGGTGAGGCCGTGGTCAACCAGTCCGCCATCACCGGCGAGAACCTGCCGGTGAGCGTCGGCGTGGGCACCCATGTGCACGCCGGTTCGGTGGTGGTGCGCGGACGGCTGGTGGTCCGTGCCCAGGCCGTCGGCAACCAAAC
This Mycobacterium simiae DNA region includes the following protein-coding sequences:
- a CDS encoding NUDIX domain-containing protein, with translation MSIRDSAISMLTDWCAPDAAQDSLRHAVLAFVLARPDACRRDCAPGHVTASAIVLDHTGTQALLTLHRRLRRWVQLGGHCDDDDPDVVAAALREAVEESGVPDLRIEAELAAIHVHPVTCSLGVPTRHLDLQFVAHAPPGAQIAISAESEDLRWWPVDALPAGTDYALAQLVSQATRRA
- a CDS encoding TIGR03089 family protein, which produces MHQLSTLSEAILDPMLRADPVGPRITYYDDATGERIELSAVTLANWAAKTGNLLRDELGAGPGSRVAILLPAHWQTAAVLFGVWWIGAEAVLTGPADLALCTAERLDEADAAVAPGGEVAVLSLDPFGRPAPDLPIGVTDYATAVRVHGDHIIAERRPGPALAGRSVEEVLADCESSAAARGLTAEDRVLCSASWTEPGELIEGLLAIMAVGASLVQVANPDPAMLARRVETEKVTRVLE
- a CDS encoding LCP family protein, with the translated sequence MMPVQRVVRVVATVLAVAVVIGTGVAWNNVRAFEDGIFHMTAPSLGHGADDGAIDILLVGLDSRTDAHGNPLTAEELQTLRAGDEEATNTDTIILVRIPNNGKSATAISIPRDSYVTAPGLGKTKINGVYGQTREAKRANLVKAGDSAEDAAMQGTEAGREALIKTVADLTGVTVDHYAEIGLLGFALITDALGGVDVCLKDAVYEPLSGADFPAGPQRLDGAEALSFVRQRHELPRGDLDRVVRQQVVMASLAHRVISGQTLSSPATMKRLQAAVQRSVVLSQGWDVMDFVQQLQKLAGGNVAFATIPVLDGAGWSDDGMQSVVRVDPHQVQDWVAGLLHEQDQGKTEEIAYTPAKTTASVVNDTDINGLAAAVSDVLSSKGFSTGPVGNNDGGHVKASQVRANKPDDMGAQQISKELGGLPVVPDASLAPGSVRVVLANDYTGPGSGLSGSTTAPARVTDQSATDPNVPPPSPILTAGSDKPECIN
- the manB gene encoding mannose-1-phosphate guanylyltransferase; amino-acid sequence: MALSSVDAVILVGGKGTRLRPLTLSAPKPMLPTAGVPFLTHMLSRIAATGVQHVILSTSYKAAVFEAEFGDGSQLGLEIDYVTEEEPLGTGGGIANIADRLRHDTAMVFNGDVLSGADLSALVESHRTHEADVTLHLVRVGDPRAFGCVPTDEKNRVLAFLEKTEDPPTDQINAGTYVFERKIIERIPRGRPVSVEREVFPSLLSDPDVKICGYVDASYWRDMGTPDDFVRGSSDLVRGIVTSPALGGHHGERLVHEGAAVSPGAVLIGGTVVGRGAEIGPGVRLDGAVIFDGVKIEAGSVIERSIVGFGARIGPRALIRDGVIGDGADIGARCELLRGARVWPGVAIPDGGIRYSSDV
- the rfbD gene encoding dTDP-4-dehydrorhamnose reductase; this encodes MSGRIVITGAGGQLGGCLAARATEQGRNVLAQTSAQWDITDPEAAEAIVKPGDVIVNCAAYTNVDGAESDAARAYAVNEAAPGHIARACARVGARLVHVSTDFVFAGDFGGAEPRPYEPSDETSPRGVYACSKRAGEVAALTALPDAAHCAVVRAAWVYTGGDGNDFVAVMRRLAAGDGPIKVVDDQVGSPTYVADLAAALLQIVDDDVPGPILHAANEGVVSRFELARAVFEECGGDPERVNPVSTAEFPRPAPRPTYSALSSRESAAAGMTPLRPWRPALVAALAASDGAVAAARRITSTRD
- a CDS encoding DUF1490 family protein yields the protein MAVYGLLAKAASAVVTGLVGVTAYEVVRKAVAKAPLHQTAVATAELGLRGTRKAETAAESARLKLADVMAEARERIGEEAPTPTVGEAHDHEH
- a CDS encoding glycosyltransferase family 2 protein; protein product: MTDVLPVVTVTYSPGHHLERFLASLSHATGRPVSVLLADNGSTDGTPQAAVERYPNVRLFDTGANLGYGTAVNRAIEHLSERGEIDDWVLVANPDVQWGPDSIDALLDAANRWPQAGALGPLIRDPDGSVYPSARHLPSLIRGGMHAVVGPFWKTNPWTAAYRQERLEPSERPVGWLSGSCLLLRRSAFGQIGGFDERYFMYMEDVDLGDRLGKAGWLNIYVPSAEVLHHKGHSTGHDPGSHLAAHHRSTYIFLADRHTGWWLAPLRWTLRASLALRSRLMVRSSRRQRAGKPAEGRR
- a CDS encoding Eco57I restriction-modification methylase domain-containing protein is translated as MKRFAGKAAASADKVRGGYYTPVPVARFLARWVLQAGPRVLEPSCGDGRILRELAALSDRVRGVELLAGEAAKSRVFAAVDTANLFQWLADDDAGWDGVAGNPPYIRFGNWPAAQRDSALELLRQEGLRPSRLTNAWVPFVVASTVSVRDGGRVGLVLPAELLQVGYAAQLREFLLSRYREITLITFRDLVFDGILQEVVLFCGVAGAGPARIRTIHLPDADALADAQLDVASAPALLHEQEKWTKYFLGPPAIELLRTLKRSDALTRLGTIADVDVGIVTGRNSFFTFTDAQANALGLRPHCVPLVSRSNQLSGLIYDSDCRATDVASGHRTWLLDAPDHPTDAALAAHIDDGEIAGVHRGYKCSIRTPWWRTPSMWVPDLFLLRQIHLAPRLTVNAAAATSTDTVHRVRVDHSVDPSALAAVFHNSATFAFAEIVGRSYGGGILELEPREAEQLPIPPPARAGADLVADVDQLLKANEIEKALDVVDRRVLIDGLGWSPDTVSQCRAAWHTLRDRRARRGAR